A DNA window from Niabella yanshanensis contains the following coding sequences:
- a CDS encoding nucleoside hydrolase-like domain-containing protein, with protein sequence MICKLFYSAVFLLITITVCAQQPTPLKPRILISSDIGGTDPDDNQSLIHLLMYSEKFRLEGLISSPSFGEGNKEEILKTIDLYEKDRPKLIAHEKGMASPEFLRSITKQGRKGAAPFKGYDKATEGSDWIIQCAMKQDKEPLWVLVWGGLEDVAQALHDAPGIQDKIRIYWIGGPNKKWSANAYAYIVAHFPNLWFIENNSSYYGFFSHSDEPDSVTTSNYYNQYIQGKSFLGKDFINYYKGEIKMGDTPSLLYMMDGNPKDPTRESWGGSFEKISYSPRTILEHTTTDKDTVAYCSVLEFRFTIPGTKAVKDSVYFWMEVPYGNTVQKWPGYYIGNGVFSLRYIPKKAETLHYTFTSDIKALDGKKGTIVVDNLWPGKKGVADYQLGTNWYSDKPDPGLYFGKLQGGKTTAKWKSAILMDWAGRWKWLNN encoded by the coding sequence ATGATTTGTAAGCTGTTTTATAGTGCCGTTTTTCTGTTGATTACAATTACCGTATGCGCGCAACAACCTACCCCCCTGAAGCCGCGTATACTGATCAGCTCAGATATAGGAGGAACCGACCCCGATGACAACCAATCGCTGATCCATTTACTGATGTATAGCGAAAAATTCAGGCTGGAAGGATTGATTTCTTCCCCGTCCTTTGGCGAAGGCAATAAGGAAGAAATTTTAAAAACCATCGACCTCTACGAAAAAGACAGACCCAAACTGATCGCGCATGAAAAAGGAATGGCCTCACCTGAGTTCCTGAGATCGATCACCAAACAAGGCCGTAAAGGCGCTGCACCATTTAAAGGTTATGATAAAGCAACCGAAGGATCTGACTGGATCATTCAATGTGCTATGAAGCAAGACAAAGAACCCTTATGGGTATTGGTATGGGGCGGACTGGAAGATGTGGCGCAGGCCCTGCATGATGCGCCGGGTATACAGGATAAGATCCGCATTTACTGGATCGGCGGCCCTAATAAAAAATGGAGCGCCAATGCTTACGCTTATATAGTAGCCCACTTCCCCAACCTCTGGTTTATTGAAAACAACTCCAGCTACTATGGCTTCTTTTCTCATAGCGATGAGCCGGATAGTGTAACTACTTCTAATTACTACAATCAATACATACAAGGCAAAAGTTTCCTGGGCAAAGACTTTATCAATTATTACAAGGGCGAGATCAAGATGGGCGATACCCCTTCTTTACTTTATATGATGGATGGCAACCCCAAAGACCCCACCCGGGAGAGCTGGGGAGGCAGCTTTGAAAAGATCAGCTATAGCCCCAGAACAATACTAGAACACACCACCACTGACAAAGACACGGTAGCCTACTGTTCTGTTTTAGAGTTCAGGTTTACCATCCCCGGCACAAAAGCAGTTAAAGATTCTGTTTACTTTTGGATGGAAGTACCTTATGGTAATACCGTGCAAAAATGGCCGGGCTATTATATCGGCAACGGTGTTTTCTCCTTGAGATATATTCCTAAAAAGGCTGAAACACTCCATTACACTTTTACTTCTGACATTAAAGCGCTCGATGGCAAAAAAGGGACAATAGTGGTGGATAATCTCTGGCCCGGAAAGAAGGGGGTTGCCGACTATCAACTCGGTACCAACTGGTACTCCGACAAACCCGACCCTGGTCTTTACTTTGGCAAGCTACAGGGCGGCAAAACCACTGCCAAATGGAAAAGTGCCATATTAATGGATTGGGCCGGGCGATGGAAATGGCTCAACAATTAA
- a CDS encoding TQO small subunit DoxD, giving the protein MNLTYKAMPANPAGLFTLALRWVIGWTYFSAFWRRLILENKLVPNEAGYIGEKFNHFLPNALGIRSLIEYLVSHPEALQGAMIAFTIIEVIVGLLLMLGLFTRLMSIGVMLLALGILLGSGWLGTTCLDEWQIGVLGIAGGFTIFLSGSSAFSLDHYLAQKKHPISQKKWFTWAGSGALPVGRLRPLVLIISLLIAALTLFTNQYFHGGVWGKLHNKSVKPKVEISNIRYTEGELSLQLFRTEGADVYGSFLIGIALLNDRGDTIRSLGQKELSQFPPKKIRNHFVAKIKPGKHSLILPLGAKANLFIPAKGLNAYQKYIIRLTDISGISWEEGFKID; this is encoded by the coding sequence ATGAATTTGACTTATAAAGCAATGCCGGCTAACCCCGCCGGGCTTTTTACATTGGCCCTGCGCTGGGTGATCGGCTGGACCTATTTCTCAGCATTCTGGAGGCGGCTCATCCTGGAAAACAAACTCGTCCCTAATGAAGCCGGGTATATCGGCGAAAAGTTCAACCATTTTCTTCCTAATGCATTAGGCATCCGATCCCTTATCGAATACCTGGTTTCGCACCCGGAAGCCCTGCAGGGTGCTATGATCGCTTTTACCATTATAGAAGTCATTGTCGGATTACTGCTGATGCTGGGCCTGTTTACCAGGCTCATGAGCATCGGTGTGATGCTGCTTGCTCTTGGCATACTGCTGGGTTCGGGCTGGCTGGGCACTACCTGCCTGGATGAATGGCAAATAGGTGTGCTGGGCATTGCGGGGGGCTTTACTATATTTCTGAGCGGCAGCAGCGCTTTTTCGCTGGACCACTACCTGGCCCAAAAGAAGCACCCTATAAGCCAAAAGAAATGGTTTACCTGGGCCGGCTCAGGTGCATTGCCGGTTGGCCGCCTGCGTCCCCTGGTTTTAATAATATCCCTGCTGATAGCCGCCTTAACACTGTTCACCAATCAATATTTCCATGGCGGCGTTTGGGGAAAGCTCCATAACAAATCTGTTAAACCCAAAGTAGAGATCTCCAACATCCGCTATACTGAGGGGGAGCTGAGCTTGCAGCTTTTCAGAACGGAAGGCGCCGACGTATATGGTTCTTTTTTGATTGGCATAGCCCTGCTCAATGACCGGGGAGATACCATCCGATCACTAGGGCAAAAGGAGTTATCACAGTTTCCACCGAAAAAGATCAGGAATCATTTTGTTGCCAAAATCAAACCGGGAAAGCATAGTTTAATTTTACCCCTGGGCGCCAAAGCAAACCTGTTCATTCCGGCAAAGGGTTTGAATGCTTATCAGAAATATATCATCCGGCTGACCGACATCAGCGGGATAAGCTGGGAAGAAGGTTTTAAGATCGATTGA
- a CDS encoding response regulator translates to MKQIIVVEDDAGILEIFDILFKENYRVTSLEHGDVILTGLNAIPDLFIVDYRLPGYNGLELCKYIKNHTQFNQVPVLITSATADIARAAMDAGADEFINKPFSIDYIRDRVDFYASRTTPVIEESL, encoded by the coding sequence ATGAAGCAAATAATTGTAGTAGAAGACGATGCTGGCATTCTGGAAATTTTTGATATCCTTTTTAAAGAAAATTATCGGGTGACCAGTTTGGAACACGGAGACGTCATTCTTACCGGCCTCAACGCTATTCCCGATCTGTTCATTGTTGACTACCGGCTACCGGGTTATAACGGGTTAGAATTGTGTAAGTATATTAAAAATCATACGCAGTTCAACCAGGTACCGGTACTGATAACTTCAGCGACGGCAGATATTGCCCGGGCCGCTATGGACGCCGGGGCCGACGAGTTTATTAATAAGCCTTTTAGTATTGATTATATTCGCGACCGGGTTGACTTTTATGCAAGCAGGACTACTCCGGTTATTGAAGAGTCATTGTAG
- a CDS encoding 23S rRNA (pseudouridine(1915)-N(3))-methyltransferase RlmH, protein MKIFFWSIGKNHDTYVKSGIEDFSKRINNYFKLDWEIIAPLKNAAKMSIDDIKKNEGELILSKVQKEDFLVALDERGTQLSSEGLAQQIQLCANNSSKRVIFLIGGAFGIHDAVLNRANFKWSLSKLVFPHQLVRLILAEQVYRACTILKNEKYHHQ, encoded by the coding sequence ATGAAAATCTTTTTCTGGTCTATTGGAAAAAATCATGACACTTATGTAAAATCGGGTATCGAAGACTTTTCCAAAAGAATTAACAACTATTTCAAGCTGGATTGGGAAATTATTGCTCCGCTAAAAAATGCCGCCAAAATGAGCATAGACGATATCAAAAAAAACGAAGGCGAATTGATCTTATCCAAAGTTCAAAAGGAGGATTTCCTGGTTGCCCTGGATGAAAGAGGCACGCAACTCAGTTCGGAAGGACTGGCTCAGCAAATACAGCTATGTGCTAACAACTCCAGTAAAAGAGTTATCTTTTTAATAGGTGGCGCTTTTGGTATACATGACGCTGTGCTAAACAGAGCCAACTTTAAATGGAGCTTATCAAAACTGGTATTCCCCCACCAGCTGGTAAGGCTGATATTAGCTGAACAAGTATATAGAGCCTGCACCATTTTAAAAAACGAGAAATATCATCATCAATAA
- a CDS encoding GIY-YIG nuclease family protein, with protein MPHYVYIIKSLKDGTYYKGYTADYERRISEHNEGLSTFTSSKCPWVLIYVELHSDKKSALIREKELKKCKKEYFEWLVTQPTNLLG; from the coding sequence ATGCCTCACTATGTTTATATTATCAAAAGTTTGAAAGACGGCACTTATTATAAGGGATATACAGCGGATTATGAGCGCAGGATTAGCGAGCACAATGAAGGACTATCAACATTTACATCGTCAAAATGTCCATGGGTGTTGATTTATGTTGAATTGCATTCGGACAAAAAATCTGCTCTTATAAGAGAAAAGGAATTAAAGAAATGCAAGAAAGAGTATTTCGAATGGCTGGTTACGCAGCCTACCAATCTTTTAGGCTAA